From Streptomyces sp. TLI_053, a single genomic window includes:
- a CDS encoding TetR/AcrR family transcriptional regulator, translating to MAAAAARVLHEKGVEQTTLADIARVADVPVGNVYYYFKTKNELVEAAIQAHGAGLEELIARLDALPDPQERLKALLAGWVGQRELTARYGCPTGSLASELDKRADGLDVAVAEVVRRLIDWAEAQFAEMGREDSRELAVALVAAYQGISLLTNTLRDPGLMLAEGDRLERWIDSLR from the coding sequence CTGGCCGCGGCGGCGGCGCGGGTGCTGCACGAGAAGGGCGTGGAGCAGACCACGCTCGCCGACATCGCCCGCGTGGCGGACGTCCCGGTCGGGAACGTCTACTACTACTTCAAGACCAAGAACGAGCTGGTCGAGGCCGCGATCCAGGCCCACGGGGCCGGGCTGGAGGAGCTGATCGCACGGCTCGACGCGCTCCCCGACCCCCAGGAGCGGCTGAAGGCGCTGCTGGCCGGCTGGGTCGGACAGCGCGAACTCACCGCCCGGTACGGCTGTCCGACCGGGAGTCTCGCGTCCGAGCTCGACAAGCGCGCCGACGGCCTCGACGTCGCCGTCGCGGAGGTCGTGCGCAGGCTGATCGACTGGGCCGAGGCGCAGTTCGCCGAGATGGGGCGGGAGGACTCCCGCGAGCTGGCCGTCGCACTGGTCGCCGCCTACCAGGGGATCTCGCTGCTCACCAACACCCTCCGCGACCCCGGACTGATGCTGGCCGAGGGGGACCGGCTGGAGCGCTGGATCGACTCGCTGCGCTGA
- a CDS encoding TetR/AcrR family transcriptional regulator, with protein MSADTRGHRTSGGTAPGRRRPVQQRSQERYGRILDACGALLDEAGAAALTTKEVAQRAQVPIGTLYQFFAGKEDLLAALAGRNLDHYLHRLDDRLRAEAPTGPAGFTDLAVDEFVVMKRTVPGFGQVDFGLTGPAAPGGVHDDRHLLDAEVDNNTAVALRLQALGGTLFGTTDPAALTLALRVVLEAADAVLKLAFRTDRDGDPAMITECKRLVRCYLADLLGPR; from the coding sequence ATGAGCGCGGACACGAGGGGTCACCGGACATCGGGAGGGACGGCCCCCGGGCGGCGGCGGCCGGTGCAGCAGCGCAGCCAGGAACGCTACGGCAGGATCCTGGACGCGTGCGGCGCGCTGCTCGACGAGGCCGGGGCCGCCGCGCTCACCACCAAGGAGGTGGCCCAGCGCGCCCAGGTGCCGATCGGCACCCTGTACCAGTTCTTCGCGGGCAAGGAGGACCTGCTCGCCGCGCTGGCCGGCCGCAACCTGGACCACTACCTGCACCGGCTGGACGACCGGCTGCGCGCCGAGGCCCCCACCGGGCCGGCCGGGTTCACCGACCTCGCGGTGGACGAGTTCGTCGTGATGAAGCGGACCGTCCCCGGCTTCGGCCAGGTGGACTTCGGACTCACCGGACCGGCCGCACCGGGCGGTGTGCACGACGACCGGCACCTGCTGGACGCCGAGGTGGACAACAACACGGCCGTCGCACTGCGGCTCCAGGCCCTCGGCGGCACCCTGTTCGGCACCACCGACCCGGCCGCGCTGACCCTCGCCCTGCGGGTGGTGCTGGAAGCGGCCGACGCGGTGCTCAAGCTCGCCTTCCGCACCGACCGGGACGGCGACCCGGCGATGATCACCGAGTGCAAGCGGCTGGTCCGGTGCTACCTGGCCGACCTGCTCGGGCCGCGCTGA
- a CDS encoding DUF1918 domain-containing protein yields MHAAVGDQLHVHSRAVGMVDQKGEIVEVRGQDGSPPYVVRFEDGHTGLVFPGPDCNIEPRGATR; encoded by the coding sequence ATGCACGCAGCGGTAGGTGACCAGCTCCACGTCCACAGCCGGGCGGTGGGCATGGTCGACCAGAAGGGCGAGATCGTCGAGGTGCGCGGCCAGGACGGCTCGCCGCCGTACGTGGTCCGCTTCGAGGACGGCCACACCGGCCTGGTCTTTCCGGGCCCGGACTGCAACATCGAACCCCGCGGGGCGACCCGCTGA
- a CDS encoding MFS transporter, whose product MASGTGTGTGGGAGTDRGAVPGGPLRFRPRIGLAPLRSRGYRLLVIGQGTSEFGNAFQVVALPLLVQSLGGGARQLSLVVAAYGAGRLAATPLGGMFADRFGAWRVMMTADLGRLLATAGLCATAAGGSANYWLIGALALLVGLGAGVFLPAAWAITPTLLPAEDLHAGNALNSTVTFGAGLLGPAAAGPLVAWLNPAVALGLDVATFAVSAATLLLIGRGSTVAPPRPISERASVPRNFRALLRESPLLRAVLTVTVVANLTVGGATRVALPTLATDGFAAGAVGLGLLLAAFTGGALVGGLFAAGLTAVRSRGRTAMLSGLVMGAAIGLVPFTGLVGAVLLLLVAGGASTVTNVLVVTGVQKSTPPALLARVMAAITFCGLGVFPVSVIAAGAAVETFGSGGVLATTGLCLLGAFGYALTRPEIREL is encoded by the coding sequence ATGGCTAGCGGCACGGGCACGGGCACGGGCGGCGGCGCGGGCACCGACCGCGGCGCCGTGCCGGGCGGGCCGCTGCGCTTCCGCCCCCGGATCGGCCTCGCGCCGCTGCGCTCGCGCGGCTACCGGCTGCTGGTGATCGGCCAGGGCACCTCCGAGTTCGGCAACGCGTTCCAGGTGGTCGCCCTGCCGCTGCTGGTCCAGTCCCTCGGCGGCGGCGCCCGTCAGCTGAGCCTGGTCGTCGCCGCCTACGGTGCGGGACGGCTGGCCGCCACCCCGCTCGGCGGGATGTTCGCCGACCGGTTCGGCGCCTGGCGGGTGATGATGACCGCCGACCTCGGCCGGCTGCTCGCCACCGCCGGACTGTGCGCGACCGCCGCCGGAGGATCGGCGAACTACTGGCTGATCGGCGCGCTCGCGCTGCTGGTCGGCCTCGGGGCGGGGGTGTTCCTGCCGGCCGCCTGGGCGATCACCCCGACCCTGCTGCCCGCCGAGGACCTGCACGCCGGCAACGCGCTCAACAGCACCGTGACCTTCGGCGCCGGCCTGCTCGGCCCGGCCGCCGCCGGACCCCTGGTCGCCTGGCTGAACCCGGCCGTCGCCCTGGGCCTGGACGTCGCGACCTTCGCCGTGTCGGCGGCGACCCTGCTGCTGATCGGCCGCGGCAGCACGGTCGCACCACCCCGGCCGATCTCCGAACGGGCCTCCGTACCGAGGAACTTCCGTGCCCTGCTGCGGGAGTCGCCGCTGCTGCGCGCGGTGCTGACGGTGACGGTGGTCGCCAATCTGACGGTCGGCGGCGCCACCAGGGTCGCCCTGCCGACCCTGGCCACCGACGGCTTCGCCGCCGGCGCCGTCGGCCTCGGCCTGCTGCTGGCCGCGTTCACCGGCGGGGCACTGGTCGGCGGCCTGTTCGCGGCCGGTCTCACGGCGGTGCGCTCGCGCGGCCGCACGGCCATGCTCTCCGGGCTGGTGATGGGCGCGGCGATCGGCCTGGTGCCGTTCACCGGACTGGTCGGCGCCGTGCTGCTGCTGCTCGTCGCCGGCGGCGCCAGCACGGTGACCAACGTCCTGGTCGTCACCGGCGTCCAGAAGAGCACGCCGCCCGCCCTGCTGGCCCGGGTGATGGCGGCCATCACCTTCTGCGGGCTGGGCGTCTTCCCGGTCTCCGTGATCGCGGCCGGCGCGGCGGTCGAGACCTTCGGGAGCGGCGGCGTCCTCGCGACCACCGGCCTCTGCCTGCTCGGCGCCTTCGGCTACGCCCTCACCCGCCCCGAGATCCGCGAACTGTGA
- a CDS encoding cytochrome P450: MSTAVDDAAARMSAFIRDPYPTLARIREAGAVSVVEFGEGLPVYLVTRYEDVRTALMDPRFGQDVRRSQAIASGRGAGLTLGSDVVHMLNSDPPDHTRLRRLIQGVFTRRRVDLMRPMVERIAGGLLDGLRGRGTADLVTDFAFPLPIMVICELLGFPPEDMRDFRTWSTAILTQGGDMTFDQATGELNDYLRELMIARRSSPRTDILTDLVRACDAGELTEKEVFSMVFLLLIGGHETTVNLLGTATLALLHHPDELARLRADPTMMPVAIDEFLRYESPVSMATMRFTNAEVTVDDVEIPADELVLLSLGAANRDPARFTDPDRLVLDRNDPGHLAFGQGLHRCLGSFLGKLESEVALTGLLERFSRIELAAAEETLPWRNTIMLRGLESLPVSLDG; the protein is encoded by the coding sequence ATGAGCACCGCGGTCGACGACGCCGCCGCGCGGATGTCCGCGTTCATCCGCGACCCCTACCCCACGCTCGCCCGGATCCGCGAGGCCGGCGCGGTCTCCGTGGTGGAGTTCGGCGAGGGCCTGCCGGTCTACCTGGTGACGCGGTACGAGGACGTCCGGACCGCGCTGATGGACCCGCGGTTCGGGCAGGACGTCCGCCGCAGCCAGGCCATCGCCAGCGGCCGCGGCGCCGGTCTGACCCTCGGCTCGGACGTCGTCCACATGCTCAACAGCGACCCGCCGGACCACACCAGGCTGCGCCGTCTGATCCAGGGCGTCTTCACCCGTCGCCGGGTGGACCTGATGCGGCCGATGGTCGAGCGCATCGCCGGCGGCCTGCTGGACGGTCTGCGCGGGCGGGGGACGGCCGACCTGGTGACGGACTTCGCCTTCCCGCTGCCGATCATGGTCATCTGCGAGCTGCTGGGCTTCCCCCCGGAGGACATGCGGGACTTCCGCACCTGGTCGACGGCGATCCTGACCCAGGGCGGCGACATGACCTTCGACCAGGCCACCGGCGAACTGAACGACTACCTGCGGGAGTTGATGATCGCCCGACGCTCGTCCCCGCGCACCGACATCCTCACCGACCTGGTGCGGGCCTGCGACGCGGGCGAACTCACCGAGAAGGAGGTGTTCTCGATGGTCTTCCTGCTGCTGATCGGCGGCCACGAGACCACCGTCAACCTGCTCGGCACCGCCACCCTCGCCCTGCTCCACCACCCGGACGAACTGGCCCGGCTGCGCGCCGACCCGACGATGATGCCGGTCGCGATCGACGAGTTCCTGCGCTACGAGTCCCCGGTGAGCATGGCCACGATGCGCTTCACCAACGCCGAGGTGACGGTCGACGACGTGGAGATCCCGGCGGACGAGCTGGTGCTGCTCTCGCTCGGCGCGGCCAACCGGGACCCGGCCCGTTTCACCGACCCGGACCGGCTGGTCCTGGACCGGAACGACCCGGGCCACCTGGCCTTCGGACAGGGCCTGCACCGGTGCCTCGGCTCCTTCCTCGGCAAACTGGAGAGCGAGGTGGCGCTGACCGGTCTGCTGGAGCGCTTCAGCCGGATCGAGCTGGCCGCCGCCGAGGAGACCCTGCCCTGGCGCAACACGATCATGCTGCGCGGTCTGGAGTCGCTCCCGGTCTCGCTCGATGGCTAG
- a CDS encoding RiPP maturation radical SAM C-methyltransferase yields MRIVLLHMPWGAIDVPSLALGILHTAAARAGHEVEVRYANLDFVDWAAGTTGFGVDDYEYFSEKSYFQGAGDWAFAGALYGDDEPAPGFAESADPERYFEYLATNGASEQEMALTRATRAIAPEFIARLVDELAADPPDLVGFTTTFQQNTASLAAARLLKQRCPQVRTVFGGANCDGPQGAALHRNFPFLDYVVRGEGEAAFPALLAGGDLAAVPGLCWRDASGKSTVNEMSRRPLPPAAILTPRYDGFYERLDASVAAGWVDPKLVLEGSRGCWWGEKHHCTFCGLNGSSMEFRSKPPADFLAEVLTLAERHQLLDVYVVDNILDMGYFDTVLKSLAELPVDLRLHFEIKANLRRHQFQLLGDSGAAQVQPGIENLSTRVLRIMDKGVTGCQNVRALRDAQSAGVSVTWNYLYGFPGEQPEDYESVIRQLPVLHHLDPPTGAGRIAIERFSPYFDRPELGFQITRPAFQYRATYRLPESELAELAYVFTAPPRGIGGPVAERLGEAVDTWLARFPDSRLTYREAGGRIVLVNTRPGYDWRVVELTDPVEIAAFRLLGQPRSPAALAAKLPGGAAAAEPVLVRFTALGLLFHDGDSYLQVAVESDNQVLMRMRYRHGPAAVRPRTETEEVLDAVPIG; encoded by the coding sequence ATGCGTATCGTCCTGCTGCACATGCCCTGGGGTGCGATCGACGTGCCGTCGCTGGCGCTCGGGATCCTGCACACCGCCGCCGCCCGCGCCGGCCACGAGGTCGAAGTACGGTACGCCAACCTGGACTTCGTGGACTGGGCGGCCGGGACCACCGGATTCGGCGTGGACGACTACGAGTACTTCTCCGAGAAGTCCTACTTCCAGGGCGCGGGGGACTGGGCGTTCGCGGGCGCGCTGTACGGCGACGACGAGCCCGCTCCGGGCTTCGCCGAATCCGCCGACCCCGAGCGGTACTTCGAGTACCTGGCCACCAACGGTGCGAGCGAGCAGGAGATGGCGCTCACCCGGGCCACCCGGGCGATCGCCCCCGAGTTCATCGCGCGACTGGTGGACGAACTCGCCGCCGACCCGCCGGACCTGGTCGGCTTCACCACCACCTTCCAGCAGAACACGGCCAGCCTCGCCGCCGCCCGCCTGCTCAAGCAGCGCTGCCCGCAGGTGCGCACGGTGTTCGGCGGCGCCAACTGCGACGGCCCGCAGGGCGCCGCGCTGCACCGCAACTTCCCCTTCCTGGACTACGTGGTGCGCGGCGAGGGCGAGGCGGCCTTCCCGGCGCTGCTGGCGGGCGGCGACCTCGCGGCCGTTCCCGGGCTGTGCTGGCGCGACGCGTCCGGGAAGTCGACCGTCAACGAGATGTCGCGCCGCCCGCTGCCGCCCGCGGCGATCCTGACACCCCGCTACGACGGCTTCTACGAGCGGCTGGACGCCTCCGTCGCGGCGGGCTGGGTCGACCCCAAGCTCGTCCTGGAAGGCTCCCGGGGCTGCTGGTGGGGGGAGAAGCACCACTGCACCTTCTGCGGCCTCAACGGCTCCTCGATGGAGTTCCGCTCCAAGCCGCCGGCGGACTTCCTCGCCGAGGTGCTCACCCTCGCCGAGCGCCACCAGCTGCTGGACGTCTACGTCGTCGACAACATCCTGGACATGGGCTACTTCGACACCGTCCTCAAGTCCCTGGCCGAACTCCCCGTCGACCTGCGGCTGCACTTCGAGATCAAGGCCAATCTGCGCCGCCACCAGTTCCAGCTGCTCGGCGACTCGGGCGCGGCCCAGGTGCAGCCCGGCATCGAGAACCTGAGCACCCGGGTCCTGAGGATCATGGACAAGGGGGTGACGGGCTGCCAGAACGTGCGGGCGCTGCGGGACGCGCAGAGCGCCGGCGTCTCGGTCACCTGGAACTACCTCTACGGCTTCCCGGGCGAGCAGCCGGAGGACTACGAGTCGGTGATCCGGCAACTGCCCGTACTGCACCACCTGGACCCGCCGACCGGTGCGGGGCGGATCGCGATCGAGCGGTTCAGCCCGTACTTCGACCGCCCGGAGCTGGGCTTCCAGATCACCCGGCCGGCCTTCCAGTACCGCGCGACCTACCGGCTGCCGGAGAGCGAACTCGCCGAACTGGCCTATGTGTTCACCGCACCGCCGCGGGGGATCGGCGGCCCGGTCGCGGAGCGCCTGGGCGAGGCGGTGGACACCTGGCTCGCCCGCTTCCCCGACAGCCGGCTCACCTACCGGGAGGCGGGCGGGCGGATCGTGCTGGTCAACACCCGGCCCGGGTACGACTGGCGGGTGGTCGAGCTGACCGACCCGGTGGAGATCGCCGCCTTCCGGCTGCTCGGCCAGCCCCGCTCGCCCGCCGCGCTGGCCGCGAAGCTCCCCGGCGGCGCGGCGGCGGCCGAACCGGTCCTGGTGCGCTTCACCGCGCTGGGCCTGCTGTTCCACGACGGGGACAGCTACCTCCAGGTCGCCGTCGAGTCCGACAACCAGGTGCTGATGCGGATGCGGTACCGGCACGGCCCCGCCGCCGTCCGTCCCCGCACCGAGACCGAGGAGGTGCTGGATGCCGTCCCGATCGGCTGA
- a CDS encoding prolyl oligopeptidase family serine peptidase yields MTQAYQSPGFAALAADRAVETRLVEERWQAVAWDLRTDRRRVVTDRPGGVHLSEIEPDGDAIWWFDADSDERGRWRREPFAGGADGEALRGVPPGRPYGVAFDRTGALAAVAVGVDGASHCYVGPPAGEARLIGSAPGYLSLADLSPDGRLLALGGRPDGDDAVLLWRTDGGPAVRAAGGGGLRLWPIEFDPLALLDPELLLVVEEDERYTVATWRADTGLRRYPGLSFDAQISAGWYRGPRGVLIQHERAGRSRLLLADLGPSPVVRELGTPGGTIHDLSCAPDGTLHCVWSRESTPPRPLVLRPEAGATARPGPDLDPDHPDHPDHPDHADPDHADPDHADPDLDGTSRGRRWTPSPYGRIHSFVSTPPGPGPWPTLFLVHGGPATHDRDSYDPRVNILVGHGYAVVRTNYRGSTGYGARWQHEYDHRVGLAQIEDLAAVRAELVADGTALADRTGLCGFSWGGYLTLLAMGAQPDLWSLGMAAQPIADYPATYRGTTPALRALDRQLFGGSPDEVPERYRAADPRSYVHRVRSPVLLVVSRDDERCPPEQVARYAADLRRLAVPHELLRVDGGHYSRRTADHRSVLAAMVRFAGRAWPAPPHRPPRGDRSGGSAQPMEGGEQP; encoded by the coding sequence GTGACACAGGCGTACCAGTCCCCGGGCTTCGCCGCGCTCGCCGCGGACCGCGCGGTCGAGACGCGGCTCGTCGAGGAGCGCTGGCAGGCGGTGGCCTGGGACCTCCGGACGGACCGCCGCCGGGTGGTCACCGACCGGCCCGGCGGCGTCCACCTGAGCGAGATCGAGCCGGACGGCGACGCCATCTGGTGGTTCGACGCCGACAGCGACGAGCGGGGCCGGTGGCGCCGGGAGCCGTTCGCCGGCGGTGCGGACGGCGAGGCGCTGCGGGGGGTGCCGCCCGGTCGCCCGTACGGCGTCGCCTTCGACCGGACGGGCGCGCTCGCGGCGGTGGCGGTCGGCGTCGACGGGGCCTCGCACTGCTACGTCGGACCGCCCGCGGGCGAGGCGCGGCTGATCGGTTCCGCGCCGGGGTACCTGAGCCTGGCCGACCTGTCGCCGGACGGTCGGCTGCTCGCCCTCGGCGGGCGGCCCGACGGGGACGACGCGGTGCTGCTGTGGCGGACGGACGGGGGCCCGGCCGTCCGTGCGGCCGGGGGCGGCGGACTGCGGCTCTGGCCGATCGAGTTCGACCCGCTCGCGCTCCTCGACCCCGAACTGCTGCTGGTGGTCGAGGAGGACGAGCGGTACACGGTCGCGACCTGGCGCGCGGACACCGGCCTGCGCCGCTACCCGGGCCTGTCGTTCGACGCCCAGATATCGGCCGGCTGGTACCGGGGTCCGCGCGGGGTGCTGATCCAGCACGAGCGGGCCGGACGCAGCCGACTGCTGCTCGCCGACCTCGGCCCGTCGCCGGTGGTCCGGGAGCTCGGAACACCCGGCGGCACCATCCACGACCTGTCCTGCGCCCCGGACGGCACCCTGCACTGCGTCTGGAGCCGGGAGTCCACCCCGCCCCGACCGCTGGTGCTGCGTCCGGAGGCGGGGGCGACGGCCCGCCCCGGCCCCGACCTGGACCCGGACCACCCGGACCACCCGGACCACCCGGACCACGCGGACCCGGACCACGCGGACCCGGACCACGCGGACCCGGACCTCGACGGCACCTCCCGCGGCCGCCGCTGGACGCCCAGCCCCTACGGGCGGATCCACAGCTTCGTCAGCACCCCGCCCGGCCCGGGCCCGTGGCCGACGCTGTTCCTGGTGCACGGCGGCCCCGCCACCCACGACCGGGACTCCTACGACCCCCGGGTGAACATCCTGGTCGGCCACGGCTACGCGGTGGTGCGCACCAACTACCGCGGCTCCACCGGTTACGGGGCCCGCTGGCAGCACGAGTACGACCACCGGGTCGGGCTGGCCCAGATCGAGGACCTGGCCGCCGTCCGCGCCGAGCTGGTCGCCGACGGCACGGCGCTCGCGGACCGCACCGGCCTCTGCGGGTTCTCCTGGGGCGGCTACCTGACCCTGCTCGCGATGGGCGCCCAGCCGGACCTGTGGTCGCTCGGCATGGCCGCCCAGCCGATCGCGGACTACCCCGCCACCTACCGCGGCACCACCCCGGCCCTGCGCGCACTCGACCGGCAGCTCTTCGGCGGGAGTCCCGACGAGGTGCCCGAGCGCTACCGCGCGGCCGACCCGCGGTCGTACGTGCACCGGGTCCGTTCGCCGGTGCTGCTGGTCGTCTCGCGGGACGACGAGCGGTGCCCGCCCGAGCAGGTGGCCCGCTACGCCGCGGACCTGCGCCGGCTGGCGGTGCCGCACGAGCTGCTCAGGGTGGACGGCGGCCACTACAGCCGCCGGACCGCCGACCACCGGTCGGTGCTGGCCGCGATGGTCCGGTTCGCCGGACGGGCCTGGCCGGCACCACCCCACCGACCTCCCCGGGGCGACCGCTCCGGGGGATCCGCCCAGCCGATGGAAGGAGGTGAACAGCCATGA
- a CDS encoding DedA family protein, whose protein sequence is MSLPPWTARFLAEAASELPGPLAALAPLLQEYGYALVALFVLLDNCAVPAPGQTVLVLAAVYAGTGHLDLAAVVAIAFTAAVLGNTLGHLIGATGGRAFVHRWGRYVLLTPERTARAEVFFARHGGKVVTVARFVDGLRQTSGLIAGTTGMPWRRFQLFNVLGAALWVGVWAAVGYVAGANVGTVWRTAVRYQLWLLAALGLLVAALVVRQLLHRRRRRRAEPEAREAPEAREAPEEPDAQEAPEEPDAPEAPEEPEDQAAREDPRRDRPQEP, encoded by the coding sequence GTGTCCCTCCCACCCTGGACGGCGCGGTTCCTCGCCGAGGCCGCGTCCGAGCTGCCGGGGCCGCTCGCCGCGCTCGCGCCGCTGCTGCAGGAGTACGGCTACGCGCTGGTGGCTCTGTTCGTGCTGCTCGACAACTGCGCCGTCCCCGCACCCGGCCAGACCGTGCTGGTGCTGGCCGCCGTCTACGCGGGCACCGGACACCTCGACCTCGCCGCCGTGGTGGCGATCGCCTTCACGGCGGCGGTGCTCGGCAACACCCTCGGCCATCTGATCGGTGCCACCGGCGGCCGGGCCTTCGTCCACCGCTGGGGCCGGTACGTGCTGCTCACCCCGGAGCGGACGGCCCGCGCGGAGGTGTTCTTCGCCCGGCACGGCGGCAAGGTGGTGACGGTGGCCCGGTTCGTCGACGGCCTGCGGCAGACCAGCGGCCTCATCGCCGGGACGACCGGCATGCCCTGGCGCCGCTTCCAACTGTTCAACGTGCTCGGCGCGGCGCTCTGGGTCGGGGTGTGGGCGGCCGTCGGCTACGTCGCCGGGGCCAACGTCGGCACGGTGTGGCGGACGGCGGTGCGCTACCAGCTCTGGCTGCTGGCCGCGCTCGGCCTCCTGGTCGCCGCCCTCGTCGTCCGTCAGTTGCTGCACCGCCGCCGGCGGCGGCGGGCCGAACCCGAGGCACGGGAAGCACCGGAGGCACGGGAAGCACCGGAAGAACCGGATGCACAGGAAGCACCGGAAGAACCGGATGCACCGGAGGCACCGGAAGAACCGGAGGATCAGGCAGCACGGGAGGACCCGCGGCGGGATCGACCGCAGGAGCCCTGA
- a CDS encoding DUF5825 family protein, giving the protein MPSRSAERTDAGAWSAAGPEAELWLDYDPAVRELPGIGLGRRTLAGPAGEEITELHRAGVRCLRLTEPVRLCADAPAASARALMLLRDATGQGLAVLWHAVCTDGCVEQRRFHHLYPPAELTGAAAGVAADWRASYFPSKCVYRRGPGFVEVRDRRFGTLELFTVDEPGHLARLDALAEGVEVGLLPEAVHRDFAEAGLIAEQAGRAWFLPMRVRRWPFPSLTV; this is encoded by the coding sequence ATGCCGTCCCGATCGGCTGAGCGGACCGACGCCGGAGCCTGGTCGGCGGCCGGGCCGGAGGCCGAGCTCTGGCTCGACTACGACCCCGCCGTCCGGGAGTTGCCGGGCATCGGGCTCGGCCGCCGGACCCTGGCCGGACCGGCGGGGGAGGAGATCACCGAGCTGCACCGGGCCGGCGTCCGCTGTCTGAGACTGACCGAACCGGTGCGGCTGTGCGCCGACGCGCCGGCGGCCTCGGCGCGGGCCCTGATGCTGCTGCGCGACGCGACCGGGCAGGGGCTGGCCGTGCTCTGGCACGCGGTCTGCACCGACGGCTGCGTCGAGCAGCGGAGGTTCCACCACCTCTACCCGCCCGCGGAGCTGACCGGTGCGGCGGCCGGGGTCGCCGCCGACTGGCGGGCGAGCTACTTCCCGAGCAAGTGCGTCTACCGGCGCGGCCCCGGTTTCGTGGAGGTGCGCGACCGCCGCTTCGGGACGCTGGAGCTGTTCACCGTCGACGAGCCCGGCCATCTGGCCCGACTGGACGCCCTGGCCGAGGGCGTCGAGGTCGGTCTGCTGCCGGAGGCCGTGCACCGGGACTTCGCCGAGGCCGGTCTGATCGCCGAACAGGCGGGCCGGGCCTGGTTCCTGCCCATGCGGGTGCGCCGCTGGCCCTTCCCGTCGCTGACCGTCTGA
- a CDS encoding NAD(P)H-binding protein, whose protein sequence is MIVVTGATGNVGRELVRTLVDAGERVTAVSRRPGPLPAGVRHVPADLADPASLRPALDGATALFLLVAGEEPREILRLARAAGVRRVVLLSSQGVGTRPEVYRHAAGFEEAVRDCGLDWTVLRSGGLNSNAFAWAESIRTDRTAAAPFGDVGLPSVDPADVAAVAAVTLREDGHTGRTYELTGPAPVTPRERAEAIGAALGTPVRFVEQTRDEARAQLLAFMPEPVVEGTLAVLGRPLPAERTPGPDVERVLGRAPRPFADWAARTAPAFRR, encoded by the coding sequence ATGATTGTTGTCACGGGTGCGACCGGGAACGTCGGCCGCGAGCTGGTCCGGACCCTGGTCGACGCCGGCGAGCGGGTGACCGCCGTCTCCCGTCGGCCGGGGCCGCTCCCGGCCGGCGTCCGGCACGTTCCGGCAGACCTCGCCGACCCGGCGAGCCTGCGCCCCGCCCTCGACGGTGCCACGGCCCTGTTCCTGCTGGTGGCCGGCGAGGAACCGCGGGAGATCCTCCGGCTGGCCCGTGCGGCCGGGGTGCGCCGGGTCGTCCTGCTGTCCTCCCAGGGCGTCGGGACGCGGCCCGAGGTCTACCGCCACGCCGCCGGGTTCGAGGAGGCGGTGCGCGACTGCGGCCTCGACTGGACGGTACTGCGCTCCGGCGGCCTGAACTCGAACGCCTTCGCCTGGGCCGAATCGATCCGCACCGATCGCACGGCCGCGGCACCGTTCGGCGACGTCGGACTGCCGTCCGTCGACCCGGCGGACGTCGCCGCGGTCGCCGCCGTCACCCTGCGCGAGGACGGCCACACCGGCCGGACGTACGAACTGACCGGCCCGGCCCCGGTCACCCCGCGCGAACGGGCCGAGGCGATCGGCGCGGCCCTGGGCACCCCGGTGCGGTTCGTCGAGCAGACCCGCGACGAGGCCCGGGCCCAACTGCTGGCGTTCATGCCGGAGCCGGTGGTGGAGGGCACCCTCGCCGTCCTCGGCCGGCCGCTGCCCGCCGAGCGGACGCCGGGCCCGGACGTCGAGCGCGTCCTCGGCCGCGCACCGCGCCCCTTCGCCGACTGGGCCGCCCGCACCGCCCCGGCGTTCCGCCGATGA
- a CDS encoding rhodanese-like domain-containing protein: MTSAVLSVPPAEPAVAEAHFLSRLSFEADVSDVRADLTAGVPGLVLVDSRSEVAWAQGHIPGALHLPTVRIPELAGELVDRGATVVTYCWGPGCNGATRAALAFARLGYRVKEMLGGFEYWVREGFAFETAEGTERRPIDDLTAPRSGISCAC, encoded by the coding sequence ATGACCAGCGCCGTTCTCTCCGTTCCGCCCGCCGAGCCGGCCGTCGCCGAGGCGCACTTCCTCTCCCGGCTCAGCTTCGAGGCCGATGTCTCGGACGTGCGCGCCGACCTCACGGCGGGTGTGCCCGGGCTGGTCCTCGTCGACTCGCGGAGCGAGGTCGCGTGGGCGCAGGGGCACATCCCGGGTGCGCTGCACCTGCCCACCGTCCGGATCCCGGAGCTGGCCGGGGAACTGGTCGACCGCGGGGCCACCGTCGTCACCTACTGCTGGGGTCCCGGCTGCAACGGTGCCACCCGGGCCGCGCTCGCCTTCGCCCGGCTCGGCTACCGGGTGAAGGAGATGCTCGGCGGCTTCGAGTACTGGGTCCGCGAGGGCTTCGCGTTCGAGACGGCCGAAGGCACCGAGCGGCGGCCGATCGACGACCTGACGGCCCCGCGCTCGGGCATCTCCTGCGCCTGCTGA